One Plasmodium vivax chromosome 13, whole genome shotgun sequence genomic region harbors:
- a CDS encoding hypothetical protein, conserved (encoded by transcript PVX_084385A) translates to MKTFSRSSGVYASNLTENGANLIGKSNKTIEQIKNKYKNDNLLNYASTDNERVDGRRGERERDPLTETEAEGEAEAEADAERERERGSEDEEGEIAEAEEEAEAEERDKEKVSSHHSYRSSKRANGAKKGSMQNGTNFIDKYKQLFTKSSEPNGRIRQQSNSNDKSAVKRRLFDRNSSHTTNRSHLLADNAKRDNYYNFKNERSKLHNKAPSYSSSNRNCSDAVSSKRKFYALGEINTNRHVDLEMYESLYRSNKKHTHSRQGSENIHKFSGADAKEKDNDNAVLGSCEDIKKEDEKMNNYEMYKDNMHDGDYMDHLKGAKMKNMFLRNEDLKRNNEDSNEANFNFPYSNRTYKDHLANDHQMAFKNNIRYTSAAMEIPKHSNTNKVDLNILYNNNIEKLNSNLSAYNDSNKLIELQEKYKNNFLYERELPSHVHDVNERASSKTRKDHGEMYSNHAGNSGVVNSGVANNGMANNGVTNNGMANNGAANHTVSNRSTREENFPGEKKGSAERESQMTNRYNYNSDARHKAATNESDVSSRKQKILENLMNISKNSDEERSRSNARLNSLKKHYADNTFYKNKNALHLDYKNSQHRRSSSTNVNLGRHDVDRVSNYVGYADDTQAKVTYYNERESGPISGYEKYLQLKNGNSNGLLSRNGPGDPGAHESSGAKPSYEAAQASAHGGAHDAIHMNGNTADEQRSASHAANQKSSHEVGGLRNFDLNELRKRHMGNIGGVGNVGNVSGMGNVGNASNMGNITPNNEAGGNYLHKKEAFADERNESYNVCVTSEKNKMQPLISNYEDLFSFDKNIKKKNDIKNIVCVCQASKQMARLQLHMEEGRQMLETEKNLFKKKKDNFEKKVEMLAEKEKEIDKIHSQIKEKEITIDKKKNEIEEKEKYVNSIKSKYDNAQKELLEKMNECITIENKCKSKLYEYDEKFGLFNKKIKEMEEREREIENERKNIERKEKILSNDKKELEEEKMLNMKEKNELEMLKKELDSLEKEKKKIIECEYSNLQNKEEELRRNERSNLIKENELKSRIDKYNELIDELNKSKKELENERIKMMDQLENEKMKLANERKHLEVERENERSYMKEELNKERMLMVEDVDKMKMIMMEDMERTKNAMLDNVEKENKRMREDVENERRAMLKGMEEDKDKFKAYVEKKCKENLENEKVALEKKYNEEANKLQNEVANERKKLLKDRDSFEQQKKIYEEEFRSKCEKYEESIQKKYEQLDEERSKMKYLIMKEQEELENFKKRVYLDIEEEKDKLYVQQEKLNLEKENLQVEKEQIEIELKNYKNFKEKEENDIKIRIINLSQQQEDLNKEKESIEKEKEEMEKRRFDLDEREQSLHNDKLQVEESRKIFDEQLEKIKKNKEELLNYDKDLKTKEINLIEKEKEQKKNEDELHKKKEQLNEFDSDLKQYSGKLQGREKKLKEKKNELQKVKDQLVNYKNSLKQKEVQFQMIEKKEKELIDEQTVIQIDRNSLEAEKKQFLLMKEKHDKDTEFIQEQLKLLHEQLKNKEKSLKEKENEINLLNKLQNCRSKSGKGAIISLKNLENRKLSSNLSRASNSKNRVKVKVIGKNRLDLIRRRNRKKSINFNYNNLEINNSIQYIDSMINENFKNKPFLKYKNGNGLGLSEEFHPADRVGNSDARIDAAGKAGKAGKAGKAGKAAKEGRDAKNAKDAKDAKHGGLNRTATYDSSAPQVDASYSHIHEKGGGNVSTYGRKHTADYSLTSDGAHYSERNNNSSKNHHPGSVPLMGNAGTKSRGNFEKEPFHQVGNFGLNGDHRVVNSNDMPGNVADDLTNEMDSRANEYAENADANKDYFGGPGNRHYKKDSGKVEAQSYASQEGRSGSSAAGKGSYDYNYGYGEEGRHEGRHEGRHERQHERQHEGQHEGQRSAFGDGHDDRDNRDNRDARYPRNNRNSHTSYNINNLSTNIKMGNSNLTFASNLKSASRMNFKEHPLQEQGEHMLASLNVNNLIESDLIEVKSNYGNFSNKQNGKYDGDLLLTNYEQRDTNVMMMGEEEEEEEGEDYRGYVETKEPKQDVQRIDTINKNISTINDDVDHINSNINNINDNLHKINSHVHGGEDLPRGFPPTGKGSDRVGKNRGRNGKANGSGSGNAGGNAGVGGKNLVPLNQIDNLVNRNMQSINHMSSLMQSGKKMKAPLHKQADHRATADHRSTADNRAIADPRDNFLNYNEQNDSIKKESSFNEFLEDVTSDKYYGNAGKGAAEKESEDFYHNMEKSLNSRNINDSYDYKSLGKPGGGGGYEEDYTHEYAGGTYSSGYDATNRPLQTSPQKKANVKMMPDNGYSSDSNVLRGNNFASSEENCRRLNSNSIAQRNGSSFKTRNNSSNVYYDNDQNAPPSYRNDMTHNMRSKKQEFYEDSFALNANEQKHPFYDKSGKPLDQGGTPAGREAGPGENKGNAAYMRRPDGDVNVNVNANVNANANAHMGKHPSANRNVHRSASNNAKGIAKGGANGGANGGANKNANLVGIKGFMKGMQNGRELGTAGGGGNSIIEQLDKTLLNKSIMMNKAKKK, encoded by the exons ATGAAAACGTTTAGCAGGAGTAGTGGTGTGTATGCAAGTAACTTAACTGAGAATGGCGCGAATTTAATAGGCAAGAGTAACAAAACCATtgagcaaataaaaaataagtacaaaaatgaCAACCTTTTAAATTACGCCAGCACAGATAACGAGCGCGTGGACGGACGAAGGGGAGAAAGGGAAAGAGACCCCCTCACGGAAACGGAAGCGGAAGGAGAGGCAGAAGCGGAGGCGGACGCGGAAAGAGAACGAGAACGAGGAAGCGAAGACGAGGAGGGAGAGATAGccgaagcggaagaggaagccgaagcggaagagagggataaagaaaaagtaagCAGTCACCACTCATACCGAAGTAGCAAACGCGCTAACGGCGCTAAAAAGGGCTCTatgcaaaatggaacaaattTCATCGATAAGTACAAACAGTTGTTTACAAAAAGTAGTGAACCGAATGGGAGAATTAGGCAACAGTCAAACAGCAATGACAAGTCGGCAGTAAAGCGCAGACTGTTCGACAGAAATAGCTCCCATACAACGAATAGAAGCCACCTTCTAGCAGATAACGCGAAAAGGGATAACTATTAtaactttaaaaatgagcGTAGCAAGCTTCATAATAAGGCACCTAGTTACAGTTCCTCCAACCGGAACTGCAGTGACGCTGTTAGTTCAAAGAGGAAGTTTTATGCACTTGGAGAGATAAACACAAATAGGCATGTGGACTTGGAGATGTACGAGTCACTCTACAGATCTAACAAAA AGCACACACACAGTAGGCAGGGCTCCGAAAATATTCACAAATTTTCAGGCGCG GAcgcgaaagaaaaagataacGACAATGCAGTTTTGGGCAGCTGCGAAGATATAAAGaaagaagacgaaaaaatgaataattacGAAATGTACAAAGACAATATGCATGATGGAGACTACATGGACCATTTGAAGggagcaaaaatgaaaaacatgtTCCTCAGAAATGAAGACCTTAAGAGAAACAATGAAGACAGTAATGAGGCAAATTTCAACTTCCCCTACAGCAACAGAACATACAAGGACCATCTCGCGAACGATCACCAAAtggcatttaaaaataacatcagGTACACCTCAGCAGCTATGGAAATTCCAAAGCATAGCAATACCAATAAAGTAGATCTGAACatcttatataataataacatagAAAAGTTGAATAGCAATTTGTCTGCTTATAACGACTCAAATAAGCTAATCGAGTTGCAggaaaagtataaaaataatttcttgtaCGAAAGGGAGCTCCCGAGTCATGTTCACGACGTGAATGAAAGGGCGAGCAGCAAGACGAGGAAGGATCATGGCGAGATGTACTCCAACCACGCGGGGAACAGCGGTGTGGTGAACAGCGGTGTAGCGAACAACGGTATGGCGAACAACGGCGTAACGAACAACGGTATGGCGAACAACGGCGCAGCGAACCACACCGTGAGCAACAGAAGCACGAGGGAGGAGAACTTCCCAGGCGAGAAGAAAGGCTCCGCCGAAAGAGAGTCCCAAATGACCAACCGGTATAACTACAACAGCGACGCCAGACATAAGGCAGCCACCAACGAGAGCGACGTGAGTAgtaggaagcaaaaaattttggaaaatctGATGAACATTAGCAAAAATAGCGATGAAGAGAGAAGCAGATCCAACGCAAGATTGAATAGCCTGAAGAAACATTACGCAGATAATACCTTTTACAAGAATAAAAATGCTCTGCACTTGGATTATAAGAACTCTCAGCACAGACGATCGAGCTCGACGAACGTGAATCTGGGGAGACACGATGTAGACCGAGTTAGCAATTATGTGGGTTACGCTGATGACACGCAGGCGAAGGTGACCTACTACAACGAAAGGGAGTCGGGCCCCATTTCAGGTtacgaaaaatatttgcagtTAAAAAACGGCAACAGTAATGGCCTTTTGTCGAGGAATGGCCCAGGTGACCCAGGCGCACACGAGTCGTCGGGCGCCAAGCCCAGCTATGAGGCAGCACAGGCAAGTGCTCATGGAGGTGCACACGACGCTATTCATATGAACGGCAATACCGCCGATGAGCAGCGCAGCGCCAGCCACGCCGCTAACCAGAAGAGCAGTCACGAGGTGGGCGGCCTGAGAAACTTTGACCTGAATGAGCTGCGGAAAAGGCACATGGGCAATATAGGCGGCGTGGGAAACGTGGGCAATGTAAGCGGCATGGGCAACGTGGGCAACGCGAGCAACATGGGAAACATCACCCCGAACAACGAAGCGGGGGGGAATTACCTGCACAAGAAAGAAGCGTTCGCGGACGAGCGGAACGAAAGCTACAACGTGTGCGTGACGAgcgaaaagaacaaaatgcaGCCGCTAATCAGCAACTACGAAGATTTGTTTTCGTTCGAtaagaacataaaaaaaaaaaacgacatcAAGAACatcgtgtgtgtgtgtcagGCGAGCAAGCAAATGGCTCGACTGCAGCTGCACATGGAGGAGGGGAGACAGATGCtcgaaacggaaaaaaaccttttcaaaaaaaaaaaagacaacttTGAAAAGAAAGTAGAAATGCTAgcagagaaggaaaaagaaatagacAAGATACATTCCcaaattaaggaaaaagaaataacgattgataagaagaaaaacgaaattgaggagaaggaaaaatacgtCAACTCGATAAAGAGCAAATATGACAATGCGCAGAAGGAGTTgctagaaaaaatgaacgaatgCATCACCATCGAAAATAAGTGTAAGAGCAAGCTGTACGAATATGATGAGAAGTTCGGGctgtttaacaaaaaaattaaagaaatggaagagagggagagggaaattgaaaatgagaggaaaaatattgagagaaaggaaaagatcCTAAGcaatgataaaaaagaattggaagaggaaaaaatgctcaacatgaaggagaaaaacgaGCTGGAAATGCTGAAGAAGGAACTGGACTCTctcgaaaaggagaagaaaaaaataatcgaaTGTGAGTACAgcaatttgcaaaataaggAAGAGGAGCTGAGGCGAAATGAGCGAAGCAACCTCATTAAGGAGAACGAATTGAAGAGCAGAATTGATAAGTACAACGAGCTAATCGATGAGCTTaacaaaagcaaaaaggaattaGAAAATGAGAGGATCAAAATGATGGACCAATtggagaatgaaaaaatgaaactcGCAAATGAAAGAAAACACTTGGAGGTGGAGagagaaaatgaaagaagCTACATGAAGGAGGAGCTGAACAAGGAAAGGATGCTCATGGTGGAGGATGTAGACAAGATGAAAATGATCATGATGGAGGATATGGAAAGGACAAAAAATGCCATGCTAGATAAcgtagaaaaggaaaacaaacgGATGAGGGAGGATGTAGAAAATGAAAGGAGAGCCATGCTAAAAGGTATGGAGGAGGATAAGGACAAGTTCAAAGCTTACGTCGAAAAGAAGTGCaaagaaaatttagaaaatgaaaaagtagCGCtggaaaagaaatacaaTGAGGAAGCCAACAAACTGCAAAACGAAGTTGCAAATGAGAGGAAAAAACTGCTCAAAGATAGGGACTCCTTCGAGCAGCAGAAAAAGATATACGAGGAGGAATTCCGCTCAAAGTGCGAGAAGTACGAAGAGAGCATACAGAAAAAGTACGAACAGCTGGATGAGgagagaagcaaaatgaagtacCTCATCATGAAGGAGCAGGAAGAGCTGGAGAACTTCAAAAAGAGGGTGTACCTTGACAtcgaggaggagaaagacAAGCTCTACGTGCAGCAAGAAAAGCTAAAtctggaaaaggaaaatttacaAGTGGAGAAGGAACAAATCGAAATTGAgctgaaaaattataaaaacttcaaagaaaaggaagaaaatgatataaaaattagaatAATTAACTTATCGCAACAGCAGGAAGATCTGaacaaggaaaaggaaagcatcgagaaggagaaggaagaaatggaGAAGAGGAGATTCGACCTAGACGAGAGAGAGCAAAGTCTACATAATGACAAACTGCAGGTAGAGGAGTcgcgaaaaatatttgatgagcaattagaaaaaattaaaaagaataaggAAGAACTGCTAAACTATGATAAGGACTTGAAAACGAAAGAAATCAACCtcatcgaaaaggaaaaggagcagaaaaaaaacgaagacgAGCTGCataagaagaaggagcagctGAACGAGTTTGACAGCGATTTGAAGCAGTACAGTGGTAAGCTAcaggggagagaaaaaaaactgaaggaaaaaaaaaacgaactaCAAAAGGTTAAGGACCAGTTAgtcaattataaaaatagcttGAAGCAAAAGGAGGTGCAATTCCAAATGATcgagaagaaagaaaaggagctCATCGACGAGCAGACAGTCATTCAGATAGATAGGAACAGCCTGGAAGCGGAGAAAAAGCAGTTCTTACtcatgaaggagaagcacgACAAGGATACCGAGTTCATACAAGAGCAGCTAAAGCTCTTACATGAACAGTTGAAGAATAAGGAAAAATCGCtcaaggaaaaagaaaacgagaTTAACCTGCTGAATAAGCTGCAGAACTGCCGAAGTAAGAGCGGAAAGGGGGCCATCATATCTCTCAAAAATTTAGAGAACAGGAAGCTCAGCTCGAATTTGTCCAGAGCCAGCAACTCCAAGAACAGAGTCAAGGTGAAAGTTATTGGCAAGAACAGGCTAGACCTCATCCGAAGGAGAAACAGAAAGAAAAGcatcaattttaattacaacaATTTAGAAATTAATAATAGCATTCAGTACATTGACAGCATGATAAATGAGAACTTCAAGAACAAGCcctttttgaaatataaaaacggcAACGGTTTGGGGCTGTCGGAGGAGTTTCACCCCGCCGACCGGGTGGGCAACAGTGACGCAAGGATCGATGCAGCGGGGAAAGCGGGGAAAGCGGGGAAAGCGGGGAAAGCGGGGAAAGCGGCGAAAGAGGGGAGAGATGCGAAAAACGCGAAAGATGCGAAAGATGCGAAGCATGGGGGGTTAAATAGGACGGCCACGTACGACAGCAGTGCTCCCCAGGTGGACGCCTCGTACAGTCATATTCACGAGAAAGGGGGCGGCAACGTGTCTACCTACGGTAGAAAGCACACAGCCGATTATTCGCTAACCTCCGACGGGGCACACTACTCGGAGAGGAACAACAACTCCAGTAAGAACCACCACCCGGGTAGCGTCCCCCTCATGGGCAACGCAGGTACCAAATCGAGAGGCAACTTTGAAAAGGAGCCCTTCCACCAAGTGGGTAATTTCGGCTTGAATGGCGACCACCGGGTGGTGAACAGCAACGATATGCCTGGCAATGTTGCCGACGATTTGACGAACGAGATGGATAGCCGTGCAAACGAGTATGCAGAGAACGCTGATGCGAACAAGGACTACTTTGGTGGCCCAGGCAACAGGCATTATAAAAAGGACTCGGGGAAGGTGGAGGCGCAGAGCTACGCGTCCcaggaggggagaagcggcagcAGCGCGGCGGGGAAGGGCAGTTACGATTACAACTACGGCTACGGTGAGGAGGGGCGGCACGAGGGGCGGCACGAGGGGCGGCACGAGAGGCAGCATGAGAGGCAGCACGAGGGGCAGCACGAGGGGCAGCGCAGCGCCTTCGGCGACGGTCACGACGATCGGGACAATCGGGACAATCGCGACGCTCGCTATCCTCGGAACAACCGGAACAGCCACACCAGCTACAACATTAACAACCTGAGCACGAACATCAAGATGGGCAACAGCAACTTGACGTTCGCCTCAAACTTGAAGAGCGCCTCGAGGATGAATTTCAAGGAGCACCCACTCCAAGAGCAGGGCGAACACATGCTGGCCTCCCTAAACGTCAACAATTTAATAGAGTCAGATTTGATAGAAGTGAAAAGTAACTACGGGAACTTCTCAAACAAGCAGAATGGTAAGTACGATGGAGATTTGCTGCTAACGAATTATGAGCAAAGAGACACCAACGTGATGATgatgggggaggaggaggaggaagaggaaggggaggaCTATCGCGGTTATGTGGAGACTAAAGAACCCAAGCAGGACGTCCAACGGATTGATAccattaacaaaaatatcaGCACCATTAACGATGACGTGGACCACATAAACAGCAACATTAATAACATCAATGACAATTTGCATAAAATTAACAGCCATGTGCATGGGGGCGAGGACCTACCGAGGGGGTTCCCCCCAACAGGGAAAGGCAGCGACCGGGTCGGCAAGAATAGGGGCAGAAATGGGAAGGCGAATGGGAGTGGAAGTGGAAATGCGGGCGGAAATGCCGGCGTTGGTGGGAAAAATTTAGTCCCCCTCAACCAGATAGACAACCTCGTGAACAGGAACATGCAGTCCATAAACCACATGTCCAGCCTAATGCAAAGTgggaagaagatgaaggcGCCGCTGCACAAGCAGGCGGACCATCGAGCCACCGCGGACCATCGAAGCACCGCGGACAATCGAGCCATCGCGGACCCCCGGGACAACTTCCTCAACTACAACGAACAAAACGACTcgataaaaaaggagagcagtTTTAACGAATTTCTGGAGGACGTAACGTCTGACAAGTACTACGGCAATGCCGGCAAGGGGGCCGCCGAAAAGGAAAGTGAAGATTTCTATCATAACATGGAGAAATCGCTAAACAgtagaaatataaatgattCGTATGATTATAAAAGTTTGGGGAAGCCAGGCGGGGGTGGTGGGTACGAGGAGGACTACACCCACGAGTATGCAGGTGGCACATACAGCAGCGGTTACGACGCTACGAATCGCCCCTTGCAGACATCCCCCCAAAAGAAGGCCAACGTAAAGATGATGCCAGACAACGGCTACAGCAGTGACAGCAACGTGCTGAGGGGAAATAACTTCGCCTCAAGTGAAGAAAATTGCAGAAGACTCAATTCGAATTCCATCGCCCAAAGAAATGGAAGCAGCTTCAAGACGAGGAACAACAGCAGCAACGTCTACTATGACAACGACCAGAATGCACCCCCAAGCTACAGGAATGATATGACGCACAACATGCGGAGTAAGAAGCAGGAATTCTACGAAGACAGCTTTGCTTTAAACGCAAATGAGCAGAAGCACCCCTTTTATGATAAAAGCGGTAAACCTCTCGATCAGGGGGGGACCCCTGCTGGTCGGGAAGCTGGCCCGGGTGAGAACAAGGGAAACGCTGCCTACATGAGAAGGCCGGACGGAGACGTCAACGTTAACGTTAACGCGAATGTGAATGCCAATGCAAACGCTCACATGGGTAAGCACCCCAGCGCGAACCGGAACGTGCACAGGAGCGCGAGCAATAATGCGAAGGGAATTGCGAAGGGAGGTGCGAATGGCGGTGCGAACGGCGGCGCGAACAAGAACGCCAACCTGGTGGGGATAAAGGGATTCATGAAGGGCATGCAGAATGGGCGCGAGCTCGGCACCGCGGGCGGCGGCGGCAACAGCATAATCGAGCAGCTCGACAAAACCCTGCTGAACAAGTCCATCATGATGAACAAGGCCAAAAAGAAGTGA
- a CDS encoding hypothetical protein, conserved (encoded by transcript PVX_084390A), which yields MNDNSLKINDNTLSMESWVEQQTMGNDENGKKNLSERKKEAKHNDSESKAQQGVGKNKEDLKRQDENDSEMAIKKEISKINECANCTNLDETKDYTIIVPPRKKMRNMTNEEAEGGSPNGGKANGEESFIPTGKSHSSEQEYITELLQSSSFDLKHKKKKLKKKSACDGGKRENGQGGKSGKNKSNGKNKPKGKSAKCEKKYGRKVDQSSDEGGAGESIEGSGEDSGDDSGDDSSEVVSEGSNPLAKRKGKKADKQKKLNMLREKLNKTKKINFKKEKNSSKNDKQRYAKYKRNKENIKMTFDVTSRFTVLGCDWDNISSADIFYLFESYYNFEKRKKKNIDYTKSRAVKKVTIYTSKYGEKKLKQEKRHGPKINLDILKLKRKGDGAVYRQNNFLDYLQDEEDEEGALSSSEDSSSEGGTDESGSNDESVESDESEERDESDERDESADLDEGADRDDSTGDDESADSDSSAGHGAKGKKKASTKEGTTVRGPSKGKLKKKPSEEATLHTSHSADEEEENEKIRLYQIQRSRYYFAVVECYNKEIVEFLYEELNDMDADFCINYLDLRIIDDSCSLDDYKVKEACTKIPENYQFHYSVSTPLKHTHAKPTWDENPKRKKLLSTRFTEEKLRELDLKEYLANSSSSDEEEEEEDADEEEKEQGKNRNKDNSPPNKREKYNREDYRKLLLGDWLNEDDTESAQKEEPNWGVAKTSGKGTRGDDLSKMNLSMYLDEMEEDFADKEGVTNLSKGGTFASKKNVGGSVKNELAQSYHEKGGEKNKHKGKGSGAATAKAADEVGEVGDAKDDDDSDNENEVVQVFKNMLKNKDQKEEKKNPWDKYLDRVRQKKKLKKKAYLESLKKKDEEIKKIITKKTNKRKKDVMFKGHGENLLEKVNDGHIIDSRFADLYKNKDFNLDITNPNFKKTKFNEDILQKKKL from the coding sequence atgaacgatAATtctctaaaaataaatgataacaCGTTAAGTATGGAAAGCTGGGTAGAGCAGCAAACGATGGGGaatgatgaaaatgggaagaaaaatctaagcgagaggaaaaaagaagcgaaacaTAACGACTCGGAAAGCAAAGCACAACAAGGGGTAGGTAAAAACAAGGAGGATTTGAAGAGACAAGATGAAAACGACAGCGAAATGGCCATCAAGAAAGAAATCAGCAAAATTAACGAATGTGCAAATTGCACCAATTTGGATGAAACGAAAGATTATACAATTATTGTGCCcccaaggaaaaaaatgagaaacaTGACAAATGAAGAGGCCGAAGGGGGAAGTCCAAACGGTGGAAAGGCCAACGGGGAGGAGAGTTTCATCCCCACTGGCAAAAGCCACAGTAGTGAACAGGAGTACATCACGGAATTGCTGCAAAGCAGTTCCTTCGATTTGAAgcataaaaagaagaagttgaaaaaaaagagcgctTGCGATGGTGGCAAGAGGGAGAACGGCCAAGGGGGAAAGAgtgggaaaaacaaatcaaatgggaaaaataaacccAAAGGGAAAAGTGCAAAATGTGAGAAGAAGTATGGCCGGAAGGTCGACCAGTCGAGTGATGAGGGGGGCGCTGGAGAGAGCATCGAAGGGAGCGGCGAAGATAGCGGCGATGATAGCGGCGATGATAGCAGCGAAGTGGTTAGCGAAGGGAGCAACCCCCTTGCGAagagaaaaggcaaaaaagcgGACAAGCAGAAAAAGCTTAACATGCTAAGGGAAAAGCTaaacaaaacgaagaaaattaactttaaaaaggaaaagaatagcagcaaaaatgacaaacaGAGGTATGCCAAGTACAAGAGAAACAAAGAAAACATCAAAATGACCTTCGACGTGACCAGCCGCTTTACCGTCTTAGGGTGTGACTGGGACAATATATCCAGTGCCGATATTTTCTACCTCTTTGAATCAtattacaattttgaaaagaggaaaaaaaaaaatattgattaTACCAAAAGTAGAGCTGTGAAGAAGGTCACCATATACACATCCAAATATGGGGAAAAGAAACTCAAGCAGGAGAAGAGACATGGCCCCAAAATTAATTTAGACATTCTGAAGCTGAAGAGGAAAGGCGACGGAGCTGTGTATAGGCAGAACAACTTTCTAGATTACTTAcaggatgaagaggatgagGAGGGGGCGCTCAGCTCAAGTGAGGACAGCAGCAGCGAGGGGGGCACCGACGAAAGTGGCAGTAATGACGAGAGCGTCGAAAGTGACGAAAGTGAGGAACGTGACGAAAGTGACGAACGTGACGAAAGCGCAGACCTGGACGAAGGTGCGGACCGAGACGACAGCACAGGCGACGACGAAAGTGCGGACTCGGACAGCAGCGCGGGTCATGGCGCCAAGGGTAAGAAGAAGGCGTCCACAAAGGAGGGTACAACGGTGAGGGGCCCTTCCAAAGgcaaactgaaaaaaaaaccgagCGAGGAAGCCACTCTGCACACCAGCCACAGTgccgacgaggaggaagaaaatgaaaaaatccGGCTGTACCAAATCCAGCGCTCAAGATACTATTTCGCAGTAGTGGAATGctataataaagaaatagtcgaatttttatatgaagaacTGAACGATATGGATGCAGATTTTTGCATAAACTATTTGGACCTTAGGATAATTGATGATAGCTGCTCCCTTGATGACTATAAAGTGAAGGAGGCATGCACGAAGATCCCTGAGAATTATCAATTCCATTATAGCGTGAGCACACCGTTAAAGCATACGCATGCCAAGCCTACGTGGGATGAAAATCCCAAGAGGAAAAAACTCCTGTCCACGAGGTTTACTGAAGAAAAGTTAAGAGAACTGGACTTGAAGGAGTACCTAGCTAATTCTTCATCCagcgatgaggaggaggaagaggaagacgcgGACGAAGAAGAGAAGGAGCAGGGGAAAAATCGCAACAAGGATAACTCACCACccaacaaaagggaaaaatacaaCAGGGAAGATTACAGAAAGCTGCTCCTTGGCGATTGGTTAAACGAAGATGATACGGAAAGTGCGCAGAAGGAAGAGCCCAACTGGGGAGTGGCCAAAACGAGTGGCAAAGGTACACGGGGAGACGACCTCAGCAAAATGAACCTCTCCATGTACTTGGACGAAATGGAGGAAGATTTTGCAGACAAGGAGGGAGTGACCAATTTGTCGAAAGGGGGAACTTTTGCCTCGAAGAAGAACGTAGGTGGAAGCGTCAAGAACGAGTTAGCTCAAAGTTACCATGAAAAAGGTGGTGAGAAAAATAAGCATAAAGGGAAAGGAAGCGGCGCTGCCACTGCTAAGGCGGCTGACGAGGTTGGCGAGGTTGGCGACGCTAAGGACGATGACGATAGCGACAACGAAAACGAAGTCGTGCAGGTTTTCAAAAACATGCTAAAAAATAAGgaccaaaaggaagaaaagaaaaacccGTGGGATAAGTACCTAGATAGGGTGAGACAGAAAAAgaagttaaagaaaaaggcctATTTGGAGTCcctaaaaaagaaagatgaagaaataaaaaaaatcataacgaaaaaaacaaacaagagaaaaaaagatgtCATGTTTAAAGGCCACGGAGAAAACCTCCTAGAAAAAGTAAATGATGGCCACATAATCGATAGCAGATTTGCCGActtgtacaaaaataaagatttTAATTTGGACATCACGAACCCGAACTTTAAGAAGACCAAATTTAATGAGGACATCCttcagaagaagaagttgtAA